One Kineococcus aurantiacus genomic window carries:
- a CDS encoding dolichyl-phosphate beta-glucosyltransferase — protein sequence MPDVPRDQTGPRADVLDVPGTPGRPAPAAVARELAAFEALARANAAIDTPVDGFDAGVDVASRHGGLQDGLSATDRPAVDLEVVIPAYDEEERLPATLAAAVEHLAGLPLTSAVVVVDNGSVDRTSDLATAARGEVPVYLLGCRQRGKGSAVRRGFATSCARWVGFMDADLATPMDTLDRVLPLLADGAPVVIASRNAGEADRVVKQSSFRRLGGSVFRLAARSLLPDVADSQCGFKFFDGRAVRAVLDDCTIDGFSFDVELLARMRRAGHPIVEVPVLWTDVPGSTFSPLRDGLRSFSDTVRIHRAANRWPTPAGSAA from the coding sequence ATGCCCGACGTGCCCCGCGACCAGACCGGTCCACGCGCCGACGTCCTCGACGTGCCCGGGACGCCGGGCCGTCCCGCGCCCGCGGCGGTCGCCCGGGAACTGGCGGCCTTCGAGGCGCTCGCCCGCGCCAACGCCGCCATCGACACCCCCGTCGACGGGTTCGACGCCGGGGTCGACGTCGCGTCCCGCCACGGCGGGCTGCAGGACGGCCTCAGCGCCACCGACCGCCCCGCCGTCGACCTCGAGGTCGTCATCCCCGCCTACGACGAGGAGGAGCGGCTGCCCGCCACCTTGGCCGCTGCCGTCGAGCACCTGGCCGGGCTCCCGCTGACCAGCGCCGTGGTCGTCGTCGACAACGGGTCGGTCGACCGCACCTCGGACCTGGCGACCGCCGCGCGCGGTGAGGTCCCCGTCTACCTGCTGGGCTGCCGCCAGCGCGGCAAGGGCAGCGCCGTGCGCCGGGGTTTCGCCACCAGCTGCGCCCGCTGGGTCGGGTTCATGGACGCCGACCTCGCCACCCCGATGGACACCCTGGACCGGGTGCTGCCGCTGCTGGCGGACGGCGCGCCCGTCGTCATCGCCTCCCGCAACGCCGGCGAGGCCGACCGCGTCGTCAAGCAGAGCTCCTTCCGCCGCCTCGGCGGGTCGGTGTTCCGCCTCGCGGCCCGCTCCCTCCTGCCCGACGTCGCCGACAGCCAGTGCGGGTTCAAGTTCTTCGACGGCCGCGCCGTGCGCGCCGTCCTCGACGACTGCACCATCGACGGCTTCAGCTTCGACGTCGAGCTCCTCGCCCGCATGCGCCGCGCCGGCCACCCCATCGTGGAGGTCCCCGTGCTGTGGACCGACGTCCCCGGCTCCACGTTCTCGCCCCTGCGGGACGGCCTGCGCTCCTTCTCCGACACCGTCCGCATCCACCGGGCCGCGAACCGCTGGCCCACCCCCGCCGGGAGCGCCGCATGA
- a CDS encoding glycosyltransferase family 4 protein, with the protein MTVETRTPAEEALFPLQGRRVLLLNWRDRTHPLAGGAEVYTWNTGERLVAGGSDVTLFTARHEGSARTDVDRGMRVVRGGGTFGVYLAAAWFLLRHRREFDAVVDFQNGIPFFAPLFAGRRRAVVLVVHHVHTEQFALHFSWPFSRIGQFLEGPASRRVYGARPVVAVSPSTRRDVRRRLRLRGPIHVVPNGTAHAPAVPAGTRSATPHVVVVSRLVSHKRFDLLLEAVPELLAAHPDLRVDIAGDGPERAALQARSRELGLEDVVTFHGFVSAAEREALLAAGWVTAAPSQAEGWGLTVIEANAAGVPAVAYDVPGLRDSVVPGRTGWIIPTGSSLAAGLDTALRDLADPRAAAAMADRCREWAGSFSWETSAERLAGVVAGEVDARRARSRRESSDLSVLVEADLRGFGGDREALLTRLPQVLRRSDEWVVKDGTLHVLLHGCDQAVASEVMDRLGLALCSRMRLATSADLLTGAR; encoded by the coding sequence ATGACCGTCGAGACCCGCACGCCCGCCGAGGAGGCGCTCTTCCCGTTGCAGGGCAGGCGGGTACTGCTGCTGAACTGGCGCGACCGCACCCACCCGCTGGCCGGTGGCGCCGAGGTCTACACCTGGAACACCGGTGAACGGCTCGTCGCCGGCGGCAGCGACGTGACGCTGTTCACCGCCCGGCACGAGGGCTCGGCGCGCACCGACGTCGACCGCGGCATGCGGGTCGTCCGCGGCGGCGGCACCTTCGGCGTGTACCTCGCCGCCGCCTGGTTCCTGCTCCGGCACCGCCGCGAGTTCGACGCCGTCGTCGACTTCCAGAACGGCATCCCGTTCTTCGCGCCCCTGTTCGCCGGCCGCCGGCGGGCCGTCGTGCTCGTCGTCCACCACGTCCACACCGAGCAGTTCGCCCTGCACTTCTCCTGGCCGTTCAGCCGCATCGGGCAGTTCCTCGAGGGCCCCGCCTCCCGGCGCGTCTACGGCGCCCGGCCCGTCGTCGCGGTCTCACCCTCCACCCGCCGCGACGTGCGCCGCCGGCTGCGGCTGCGCGGCCCCATCCACGTCGTCCCCAACGGCACCGCCCACGCCCCCGCCGTCCCCGCGGGGACCCGCTCGGCGACCCCGCACGTCGTCGTCGTCAGCCGCCTCGTCAGCCACAAGCGGTTCGACCTGCTCCTGGAGGCCGTGCCCGAGCTGCTCGCCGCGCACCCGGACCTGCGCGTCGACATCGCCGGCGACGGCCCCGAGCGCGCCGCGCTGCAGGCCCGCTCCCGCGAACTGGGCCTCGAGGACGTGGTGACCTTCCACGGTTTCGTCTCCGCCGCCGAGCGCGAGGCGCTGCTGGCCGCCGGCTGGGTCACCGCCGCCCCCTCCCAGGCCGAGGGCTGGGGCCTGACCGTCATCGAGGCCAACGCCGCCGGCGTCCCCGCCGTCGCCTACGACGTCCCCGGGCTGCGCGACTCCGTCGTCCCCGGCCGCACCGGCTGGATCATCCCCACCGGCAGCTCCCTGGCCGCGGGCCTGGACACCGCCCTGCGCGACCTCGCCGACCCGCGCGCCGCCGCCGCGATGGCCGACCGCTGCCGCGAGTGGGCCGGGTCGTTCTCCTGGGAGACCAGCGCCGAACGCCTCGCCGGGGTCGTCGCCGGTGAGGTCGACGCCCGGCGCGCCCGCTCGCGCCGCGAGTCCAGCGACCTGTCCGTCCTCGTCGAGGCCGACCTGCGCGGCTTCGGCGGTGACCGCGAGGCGCTGCTGACCCGGCTGCCGCAGGTCCTGCGCCGCTCCGACGAGTGGGTCGTCAAGGACGGCACCCTGCACGTCCTGCTGCACGGGTGCGACCAGGCCGTCGCCTCCGAGGTCATGGACCGGCTCGGTCTGGCGCTGTGCTCGCGGATGCGCCTGGCCACCAGCGCCGACCTGCTGACGGGGGCCCGGTGA